The following proteins are co-located in the Palaemon carinicauda isolate YSFRI2023 chromosome 3, ASM3689809v2, whole genome shotgun sequence genome:
- the LOC137632205 gene encoding uncharacterized protein, which produces MQVNTDKTKTLVQHPPGLMLPNFNTTVNDQPLEQVDQFSYLGSILTSAPTSKKDVENRIRAPHSTFGRLNCRVFNNHALTMTTKIMVFRAVVLSTLLYACETWTLYRNDIKPLEHFQQMKLRQILKISWESHTTNIEVLERGHQNPPPPPLDRTHA; this is translated from the coding sequence atgcaagtcaacacagataaaaccaagactcTCGTCcagcatccaccaggactgatgctcccaaacttcaataccacagtgaatgaccaaccgttagaacaggtggaccagttctcctacctagggagcatcctaacatcagctcccacaagcaaaaaggacgtggagaacaggatcagggcaccCCACTccacctttggccgactcaactgccgcgtatttaacaaccacgcactgacaatgaccaccaaaataatggtgttcagggcagtagtcctctccacgctcctgtatgcatgtgaaacatggacgctatatagaaacgatattaaaccCCTAGAacacttccaacaaatgaaactgaggcagatcttgaaaatctcctgggagagccacaccaccaacattgaagtcttagaacgagGCCACCAaaatccaccaccgcctccgctggataggacacatgcatag